A window of Marinobacter sp. es.042 genomic DNA:
CATTGAGTTTCAGCATCAGGCGGGCGGCGAACTTGAGATGGGCTGGTGTTTCCAGCTCGCCGATGGCCGCAGGCAACTGCCCGGTAGTGGGGCTCAGGTAAAGATCATAACGGCCGAAGAACACGCCAAGGGCCCGGGCAAATTCGTTCCACTGCTGGCGACGGCGAACGTAATCGGAGAGCGGCATGGTGTTGCCCAGCATGCCAATTAACCGGGTATCCAGCTCGAAATCACTGTCGGCGGCACCGAACTGTTCCTTCGCCTTCGCCATCAGGGCAGACACTTCGCCAAAGTAAAGTCCCAGATAACATCGGGCCAGGGCCATGCCATCGAACTCCGGCGCCGCGTATTCAACCCTGTGACCGAGACTCTCGAGAACCCGGGCGGTTTCCTCGACGGCAGCAACGCACTCGGGGGCCACCTCTGTGTTATAGGGCGACGAAGTAAAGACACCGATTTTCAGACTGCCGGGGGACCGCTGCACCAGTTCAGCGTACAGCGCCGGCGGCTGTGGAATCACAAAGGGATCGCCGGGTGCCGGACCACTGAGCACATCCAGCATCGCGGCACTGTCTCTGACCGTTCGGCTGACCACATGATCGGTAGAGGCGCCTGTCCAGGCTTCGCCCATGAATGGCCCCGAAGAAATCCGACCACGGGAGGGTTTCAGCCCGAACAACCCGTTGTAGGCGGCAGGAATACGGATAGAGCCGCCACCATCGTTGGCGCCCGCCATTGGCACGATGCCCGCTGCCACCGCCGCGCCAGAGCCACCACTGGAGCCGCCGGGGG
This region includes:
- a CDS encoding amidase, producing the protein MKQSEYLRYDATALADLIRRSEVTSGEVCEAAVERATRVNGKLNAICYPQFSEAPAQPFPEQGVFAGVPLLLKDLAQEQADHPCTYGSRGMTKNIASRDSEFVRRARDGGLVFLGRTATPEFGLKAVTESELWGPTRNPWNTQLTPGGSSGGSGAAVAAGIVPMAGANDGGGSIRIPAAYNGLFGLKPSRGRISSGPFMGEAWTGASTDHVVSRTVRDSAAMLDVLSGPAPGDPFVIPQPPALYAELVQRSPGSLKIGVFTSSPYNTEVAPECVAAVEETARVLESLGHRVEYAAPEFDGMALARCYLGLYFGEVSALMAKAKEQFGAADSDFELDTRLIGMLGNTMPLSDYVRRRQQWNEFARALGVFFGRYDLYLSPTTGQLPAAIGELETPAHLKFAARLMLKLNAGKLVHRTGQVDQMALESLARTPFTQLANLTGTPAMSVPMHWTAEGLPVGVQLGGPHGAEATLLQLAGQLEEANPWFGNYERLEDAF